Proteins encoded together in one Micromonospora kangleipakensis window:
- a CDS encoding 3' terminal RNA ribose 2'-O-methyltransferase Hen1 — protein sequence MLLTLTTTHRPATDLGHLLVKHPDRVQSFDLPAGTAHVLYPEADEQRCTAALLVEVDPLRLGGGRGRGKMRAATPDTFTLGQYVNDRPYAASSLLSSALARVFRSALRGESRDRPELAATPIPLEVRVPVLRCRGGAELAVRVFAPLGWTVTADPVPLDETHPEWGDSRYVALTLAGTFRVADALNHLYVLLPVLDDAKHYWVAPDEVEKLLRAGAGWLADHPERALITRRYLAHRRALAGQALARLAELRLADEPSADDSVTDEPTPDSPPRASLAVRRREAVLAALRASGATRVLDLGCGGGALLTALAADRRFTEIVGTDVSSHALTLAARRLRLDRLPERQRDRIRLWQSALTYRDDRLRGYDAAVLMEVIEHVDPPRLPALEDAVLGHARPGTVVVTTPNAEYNVRYEGLGAGRFRHADHRFEWTRAEFASWVGRVTATYGYTGTISGIGDDDPEVGAPTQLAVLTRQEESR from the coding sequence GTGCTACTCACCCTGACGACCACCCACCGGCCGGCGACCGACCTCGGCCACCTGCTGGTCAAGCATCCGGACCGTGTGCAGAGCTTCGACCTGCCGGCCGGCACCGCGCACGTGCTCTACCCCGAGGCGGACGAGCAGCGCTGCACGGCCGCCCTGCTGGTCGAGGTCGACCCGCTCCGGCTCGGCGGCGGGCGCGGCCGCGGAAAGATGCGGGCCGCCACCCCGGACACCTTCACCCTCGGGCAGTACGTCAACGACCGCCCGTACGCCGCGTCCAGCCTGCTCTCCTCGGCACTGGCCAGGGTGTTCCGGTCGGCGCTGCGCGGCGAGTCCCGGGACCGGCCGGAGCTGGCCGCCACCCCGATCCCGTTGGAGGTCCGGGTGCCGGTGCTGCGCTGCCGGGGCGGCGCGGAGCTGGCCGTACGGGTCTTCGCCCCGCTGGGCTGGACCGTGACGGCCGACCCGGTACCGCTCGACGAGACGCACCCCGAGTGGGGGGACAGCCGGTACGTCGCGCTGACCCTCGCCGGCACGTTCCGGGTGGCCGACGCGCTCAACCACCTGTACGTCCTGCTACCTGTGCTGGACGACGCCAAGCACTACTGGGTTGCGCCGGACGAGGTGGAGAAGCTGCTCCGGGCCGGCGCCGGCTGGCTGGCCGACCACCCGGAGCGCGCCCTGATCACCCGCCGCTACCTGGCGCACCGGCGGGCGCTGGCCGGCCAGGCCCTGGCCCGGCTGGCCGAGCTGCGCCTCGCCGACGAGCCCTCGGCCGACGACAGCGTGACCGACGAGCCGACGCCGGACAGTCCGCCGCGCGCCTCGCTGGCCGTGCGGCGTCGGGAGGCGGTGCTGGCCGCGCTGCGGGCCAGCGGGGCGACCCGGGTGCTGGACCTGGGCTGTGGCGGCGGCGCACTGCTCACCGCGCTCGCCGCCGACCGGCGGTTCACCGAGATCGTCGGCACCGACGTGTCCAGCCACGCGCTGACCCTGGCCGCCCGCCGGCTCCGGCTGGACCGGCTGCCGGAGCGGCAGCGTGACCGGATCCGGCTGTGGCAGTCGGCGCTGACCTACCGGGACGACCGGCTGCGCGGGTACGACGCGGCGGTGCTGATGGAGGTGATCGAGCACGTCGACCCGCCCCGGCTGCCGGCGCTGGAGGACGCCGTCCTCGGTCACGCCCGGCCGGGAACGGTGGTGGTGACCACCCCGAACGCGGAGTACAACGTCCGCTACGAGGGGCTGGGCGCGGGTCGGTTCCGGCACGCCGACCACCGCTTCGAGTGGACCCGGGCCGAGTTCGCGTCCTGGGTCGGGCGGGTCACCGCGACGTACGGCTACACCGGCACGATCAGCGGGATCGGCGACGACGACCCCGAGGTGGGCGCACCGACCCAGCTGGCCGTGCTGACCCGGCAGGAGGAGAGCCGATGA
- a CDS encoding LPXTG cell wall anchor domain-containing protein → MLKHSTRRWLAGLGVAGAFVAASATPAFAADPTIADAQGAEGFSLYANDVIVAPDGPEKWISLYSLVDEPFTDYTVKVDRSAVDGFAEVQTPDSCAGTGAVLTCTVKNDAEPDLDLLSLAVLPRDGAKAGQEGQLAFTVTTPDAGTATYRSTVTVGEGVDLTSEPFVNLAGTPGSTVPAPLSVGNQGKTDAEDAVLFFFGSYALAPAKRYENCEYFEDNFGEYAYACTLDATVAAGGSAKLDDSFGFAVPSDAWAPNTDYGFAIWMTPADWQAFRSQVPDFGKSAKGDEGVLKLTPTAPSRTLARAMQQTDVDPTNNETMIQLAVKGNQKADVAANGATLDAQVGATVPVTVGFTNNGPAAINAGGEDGIYTLALVTLPKGTTAVKAPEQCADAEGEFGPDSGKAGAAVYACFVPGVVGSGKKVEFPFSLRVDQPGTLAGKVELFHGGPDETTRKDLNPANDTAKIVVKATGDGGQGGGDGGTLPITGSSTGLIAGIGALLLAAGAGGYVVARRRKTRFVA, encoded by the coding sequence ATGCTCAAGCACTCGACCCGGCGCTGGCTCGCCGGGCTCGGCGTCGCAGGCGCGTTCGTCGCCGCCTCCGCCACCCCCGCCTTCGCCGCGGACCCCACCATCGCCGACGCGCAGGGGGCCGAGGGCTTCTCGCTGTACGCGAACGACGTCATCGTCGCTCCGGACGGCCCCGAAAAGTGGATCTCGCTCTACTCCCTGGTGGACGAGCCGTTCACCGACTACACCGTCAAGGTGGACCGCAGTGCCGTCGACGGCTTCGCGGAGGTGCAGACGCCGGACTCCTGCGCCGGGACCGGGGCCGTCCTGACCTGCACGGTGAAGAACGACGCGGAGCCGGACCTGGACCTGCTCTCCCTCGCGGTGCTGCCGCGTGACGGGGCCAAGGCCGGGCAGGAGGGCCAACTCGCATTCACCGTCACCACCCCGGACGCCGGAACCGCCACCTACCGCTCCACGGTGACGGTGGGTGAGGGCGTCGACCTGACGTCCGAGCCCTTCGTCAACCTGGCCGGCACCCCGGGCAGCACCGTGCCGGCGCCGTTGTCCGTGGGCAACCAGGGCAAGACCGACGCCGAGGATGCGGTGCTGTTCTTCTTCGGCTCCTACGCTCTCGCACCGGCCAAGCGGTACGAGAACTGCGAGTACTTCGAGGACAACTTCGGCGAGTACGCGTACGCCTGCACCCTCGACGCCACGGTGGCGGCGGGTGGTAGCGCGAAGCTCGACGACTCCTTCGGCTTCGCCGTCCCCAGTGACGCCTGGGCGCCGAACACCGACTACGGCTTCGCCATCTGGATGACGCCCGCGGACTGGCAGGCGTTCCGGTCGCAGGTGCCCGACTTCGGCAAGAGCGCGAAGGGCGACGAGGGGGTTCTGAAACTCACCCCCACCGCTCCCTCCCGGACCCTGGCCCGCGCGATGCAGCAGACGGACGTCGACCCGACCAACAACGAGACCATGATCCAGCTGGCGGTCAAGGGCAACCAGAAGGCCGATGTCGCGGCCAACGGCGCCACCCTGGACGCCCAGGTCGGCGCCACCGTCCCGGTCACGGTCGGCTTCACCAACAACGGCCCGGCGGCGATCAACGCTGGCGGCGAGGACGGCATCTACACCCTGGCGCTGGTCACCCTGCCCAAGGGCACCACCGCCGTGAAGGCGCCGGAGCAGTGCGCCGACGCCGAGGGCGAGTTCGGCCCGGACTCCGGCAAGGCGGGCGCGGCCGTCTACGCGTGCTTCGTGCCGGGCGTGGTGGGCAGCGGCAAGAAGGTCGAGTTCCCGTTCTCGCTCCGCGTCGACCAGCCCGGCACCCTCGCCGGCAAGGTCGAGCTGTTCCACGGTGGCCCGGACGAGACCACCCGCAAGGACCTGAACCCCGCCAACGACACCGCGAAGATCGTGGTGAAGGCCACGGGCGACGGTGGCCAGGGTGGCGGCGACGGCGGCACGCTGCCGATCACCGGTTCCTCCACCGGCCTGATCGCCGGCATCGGCGCGCTGCTGCTGGCGGCCGGCGCGGGCGGCTACGTGGTGGCCCGCCGCCGCAAGACCCGCTTCGTCGCCTGA